A portion of the Eubacterium maltosivorans genome contains these proteins:
- a CDS encoding sodium-dependent transporter yields the protein MSDKKSRGAWGSRIGYILSTLGMAIGVGAMWRFPMLTAKYGGGAFVLAFFLISIIIVIPAAWGEVGLGRHTKSGVAGALESLAGKKGKVIGTFIALIPLLLMFYYPVIMANVVQYIYYTVAGSPFLADPEGFYNVVANNKIVVFLVVAGLDILTGVICLGGIKGGIEKACKILLPALFVILVILVIRICTLPGIMQGIEFYVRPDFSQWANPKLWVEAAGMALFAIGCGPGYLITFGSYCSDKADIGTDLVTVNITQMLICVLSGFAMIPAVILFGMNPDAGSGLIFMVLPKVFEQLAGGPVWLVFFLIALLFAGLSTTISAWEVPVTVLIDSFGMKRRTAVIIVTLIAIIGAIPCIWISEFLEHFDYLVGTFLYTAAATGLAVYLAWFYKAKRVREEWINPTSVVKYGAWEDVLYKFLTVPVFIYFLATGFIGFFS from the coding sequence ATGAGTGATAAAAAAAGCCGTGGGGCATGGGGATCTCGGATAGGCTATATTCTGTCAACTTTGGGAATGGCGATTGGCGTCGGCGCAATGTGGCGTTTTCCAATGCTGACTGCAAAGTATGGTGGTGGCGCATTTGTCTTGGCGTTTTTTCTGATCAGTATTATTATTGTAATCCCGGCCGCTTGGGGAGAAGTTGGACTGGGAAGACATACAAAATCGGGTGTTGCCGGTGCGCTTGAGTCTTTGGCGGGCAAAAAAGGAAAAGTTATCGGAACATTTATCGCATTAATTCCACTTTTGTTAATGTTCTATTATCCTGTTATTATGGCGAATGTTGTGCAGTACATTTATTATACTGTTGCGGGCTCGCCGTTTCTGGCAGATCCTGAAGGGTTTTACAATGTTGTCGCAAATAATAAAATCGTCGTGTTTCTGGTGGTTGCCGGGCTTGATATTCTGACAGGCGTTATCTGCCTGGGGGGGATCAAGGGCGGTATTGAAAAAGCGTGTAAAATTCTTTTACCGGCATTGTTTGTAATTTTAGTTATTCTGGTAATCCGTATTTGCACATTGCCGGGAATTATGCAGGGTATTGAATTTTATGTTCGTCCAGATTTTTCCCAGTGGGCAAATCCTAAGCTTTGGGTCGAGGCTGCCGGTATGGCGCTGTTTGCGATAGGCTGCGGGCCGGGCTATCTCATAACTTTTGGGAGCTACTGCTCCGACAAAGCAGATATCGGGACAGACCTGGTAACTGTTAATATTACCCAAATGTTAATCTGTGTTTTAAGTGGTTTTGCAATGATTCCCGCAGTTATTCTTTTTGGAATGAACCCGGACGCAGGCAGCGGCCTTATTTTCATGGTATTGCCAAAGGTCTTTGAACAGCTGGCAGGCGGTCCTGTCTGGCTGGTGTTTTTCCTGATCGCATTATTGTTCGCTGGTTTATCTACAACTATTTCTGCCTGGGAGGTTCCGGTTACTGTTTTAATCGACAGCTTTGGAATGAAGAGAAGAACAGCGGTTATTATCGTGACACTTATCGCGATTATTGGCGCGATTCCATGTATCTGGATTTCAGAATTCTTAGAACATTTCGACTATTTGGTCGGGACATTCCTGTATACTGCCGCCGCCACCGGCCTTGCTGTTTATCTGGCATGGTTCTATAAAGCGAAACGTGTGCGTGAGGAGTGGATTAATCCGACCTCTGTTGTCAAATACGGAGCATGGGAAGATGTTTTATACAAGTTCCTCACTGTGCCGGTATTCATATATTTCCTTGCGACAGGATTTATTGGCTTCTTCAGCTAA
- a CDS encoding uroporphyrinogen decarboxylase family protein — protein MENKNSGYQKRLERCEKAIQRKVPDRVPVVANIYAWAENYYGYSVKEVYDTKPELTYDVHSRLAKEFDFDAFFTMGNNVPIPATNALGGGHYIVTEKGLQVSNLSCNVMNEDEYPLLAKDPAAYFRDYLLPRKYPVLNETSGKAYEALCEAFDKFGWYMKKTIEANMRIEADGYPVLSNGAINHPLDSIMDFCRDFSGVMTDIRRHPDELKHAMESFSDFLIHNSCDGYRKREDSAHFLFCATHIAPFLKPKDFEEFYFPYFRAQLDYAMNTCGYTVGVFMEGNWEPYYELLQELPDNDGKLVCLQENGDCKKFKEKLGNKLCVCGGLPISLLAFGSEKEVQDCVKRMIDDCAADGGFMISTDKGILTLGDAKPENIKAMIEAVKMYGTY, from the coding sequence ATGGAAAATAAAAATAGCGGATATCAAAAACGACTGGAACGCTGCGAAAAAGCAATTCAGAGAAAAGTGCCGGACAGGGTGCCTGTCGTGGCGAATATTTATGCATGGGCAGAAAACTACTATGGCTACAGCGTCAAAGAGGTTTATGATACAAAGCCAGAGCTGACCTATGATGTTCATTCGCGTCTGGCTAAAGAATTTGATTTTGACGCATTCTTTACCATGGGGAATAATGTACCGATTCCAGCGACAAATGCGCTGGGAGGCGGGCATTATATTGTAACGGAAAAAGGGCTGCAGGTGTCGAATCTCAGCTGTAATGTTATGAATGAAGATGAGTATCCATTGCTGGCAAAAGATCCAGCTGCCTATTTCCGGGATTATTTACTGCCCCGAAAGTATCCTGTCCTCAACGAGACCAGCGGAAAGGCTTACGAGGCCTTGTGCGAGGCCTTTGATAAATTTGGCTGGTATATGAAAAAAACAATTGAAGCCAATATGCGCATTGAGGCAGACGGTTACCCGGTGCTGTCAAACGGAGCCATTAACCACCCATTAGACAGCATTATGGATTTTTGCAGAGATTTTTCCGGAGTTATGACGGACATCCGCAGACACCCGGATGAGCTGAAGCATGCCATGGAAAGCTTTAGCGACTTTCTTATTCATAACAGCTGTGATGGATACAGGAAGCGGGAAGATTCCGCACACTTTCTGTTTTGCGCAACACATATCGCGCCATTTTTAAAACCAAAGGATTTTGAGGAATTCTATTTTCCTTATTTCCGCGCACAGCTGGATTATGCCATGAATACCTGCGGCTATACCGTGGGGGTGTTTATGGAAGGCAACTGGGAGCCATACTATGAATTGCTCCAGGAGCTTCCGGATAATGATGGGAAGCTGGTCTGTCTACAGGAAAACGGCGACTGTAAAAAGTTTAAAGAAAAGCTTGGCAATAAGCTTTGTGTGTGCGGCGGTCTTCCCATCAGCCTCTTGGCTTTCGGAAGCGAAAAAGAAGTACAGGATTGCGTGAAAAGGATGATTGACGACTGCGCGGCGGACGGCGGATTTATGATCAGCACAGACAAAGGGATTCTCACTTTAGGAGACGCAAAGCCTGAAAATATTAAGGCAATGATTGAGGCGGTCAAGATGTATGGAACTTACTAA
- a CDS encoding DUF362 domain-containing protein, giving the protein MSVVSIQKTEGNDYASIQASVQKAIADCGGLSDIIKPGYKVLIKPNLVAVPDDRLSGGVTRWEVVKAIAEMVKDEGGVPIIAESSAAGVDTEEVIKACGYDQLREEGYLVIDLKKQAKKVKIPVPDGKLISELSSWDVVAEADAIITVPVMKTHDQTEVTLGLKNLKGLIGDVQKKEFHSIGVINGVIDIIQTVKPVLNVIDGTFCQQGLGPIFGETVVMDLIVASKDVVACDAVASVIMGYKVDEPMLTVEANARGLGEMDLDKIEIKGKPIEDVKHRFKRSSEVEIEGLPPYKLIFAEGACTGCRNTVISSLMDLKSQELTQYLEGKILVVGPVKEEELPPESTPENTVLIGKCTNPLKGKGRSVKGCPPGNVFVVQGIVGDEVKVGRRYSDADEEKIN; this is encoded by the coding sequence ATGTCAGTAGTATCAATTCAAAAAACTGAAGGAAACGACTATGCAAGTATTCAGGCATCTGTGCAGAAAGCCATTGCTGATTGCGGCGGTCTCAGCGACATCATAAAGCCTGGGTACAAAGTCCTAATTAAACCCAATTTGGTGGCTGTGCCAGATGATCGCTTGTCCGGCGGCGTTACACGTTGGGAAGTTGTTAAGGCTATTGCTGAGATGGTGAAAGATGAAGGAGGCGTGCCGATCATCGCGGAGTCCAGCGCAGCGGGCGTTGATACCGAGGAAGTCATAAAAGCGTGCGGGTATGACCAGCTGCGAGAAGAAGGCTATTTGGTTATCGACTTAAAAAAGCAGGCAAAAAAAGTTAAAATCCCTGTGCCGGACGGAAAACTAATCAGTGAGCTGAGCTCCTGGGATGTTGTGGCAGAGGCCGACGCCATTATCACAGTGCCTGTTATGAAAACACATGACCAGACAGAAGTTACCCTTGGATTAAAAAATCTTAAAGGGCTGATCGGCGATGTACAGAAAAAGGAGTTTCATTCCATTGGCGTAATAAACGGTGTCATCGACATTATCCAGACGGTAAAGCCTGTCCTTAATGTTATTGACGGTACATTTTGTCAGCAGGGTCTGGGGCCGATTTTTGGCGAAACGGTTGTAATGGATCTCATTGTTGCTTCAAAGGATGTTGTTGCTTGTGACGCGGTAGCCAGTGTTATTATGGGCTACAAGGTGGATGAACCAATGCTGACGGTTGAGGCGAATGCCAGAGGGCTTGGAGAAATGGATCTCGATAAAATTGAGATCAAAGGAAAACCCATTGAAGACGTTAAACACCGTTTCAAACGCTCGAGTGAAGTAGAAATTGAAGGCCTGCCGCCATATAAGCTGATTTTTGCTGAAGGAGCCTGTACAGGCTGTCGAAATACCGTTATCAGCTCATTGATGGATTTGAAAAGCCAGGAATTAACCCAGTATCTGGAAGGAAAAATCTTGGTAGTGGGGCCGGTAAAAGAAGAAGAACTGCCGCCGGAATCCACGCCGGAAAACACTGTGTTAATCGGAAAATGCACTAATCCGCTCAAGGGTAAAGGCCGTTCCGTAAAGGGGTGTCCTCCGGGAAATGTTTTTGTTGTACAGGGTATTGTCGGCGATGAAGTGAAGGTTGGCCGGAGATACAGCGATGCGGATGAAGAAAAAATAAACTAG
- a CDS encoding SLC13 family permease, with protein MQQDSKIKKTQMIGMLVSAAIVVIMYFMPAPADLGVAGWRTISILLVFLVLLVTEAFPAGVICIITLILMPMLGAVPSIGDGFTGFANPVTFFILASFGISAAIAKMPIAHRILLVIIRLLKGSTRGIIFGIMVCTALFSSMVSNIPTTAIFMGIALGFLDIFEDEDEKKRTGKALMIAIPVSAMVGGVMTPAGSSLNLLVIGMLEQMTGITVSFVQWMLFGIPLAIVILPVAWLIITKVYHPADMDPDRLKDYINTLNTHDKMDIKEKFVILVTLIMLVCWIASSWFPVFNVTMVALCGLFCLFLPKIGALSWDEFVKSVSWQVFFLVGTVLTLGTAISANGIGNWLVASFMPEQMSITGPVLIAICGFIGFAMLIVVPVAPAFIAVLAPAMISVAANCGYSPAILMIILGICAGNAYLLPLDTVPMITYSKGFYKMSEMPKSTALIQVILVILMAVWFPLAGSIVGFI; from the coding sequence ATGCAACAGGATAGTAAAATAAAAAAAACGCAGATGATTGGCATGCTGGTCAGCGCTGCAATTGTCGTTATTATGTATTTTATGCCGGCACCGGCAGATCTGGGTGTAGCTGGCTGGCGAACAATCAGTATTTTGCTGGTCTTTCTGGTTTTGCTGGTAACTGAAGCCTTTCCGGCTGGGGTTATCTGTATTATTACTTTGATATTGATGCCCATGCTGGGAGCGGTTCCAAGTATTGGAGATGGGTTTACAGGATTTGCGAACCCTGTTACCTTTTTTATTCTGGCATCCTTTGGGATTTCCGCAGCGATCGCAAAAATGCCGATTGCCCATCGAATTCTATTGGTTATTATCAGGCTGCTTAAAGGGAGCACCCGGGGGATTATCTTTGGGATTATGGTGTGTACAGCGCTGTTTTCATCTATGGTATCGAATATTCCGACAACAGCTATTTTTATGGGAATCGCGTTGGGATTCCTTGATATTTTTGAAGATGAAGATGAAAAGAAGCGAACTGGTAAGGCGCTGATGATCGCCATTCCGGTCAGTGCAATGGTTGGCGGTGTTATGACACCAGCCGGCTCATCGCTTAACTTGCTGGTTATCGGTATGCTCGAGCAAATGACGGGTATTACGGTCAGCTTTGTTCAGTGGATGCTGTTTGGAATTCCACTTGCGATTGTGATCCTTCCCGTTGCATGGCTGATTATTACTAAGGTTTACCACCCGGCCGACATGGACCCGGATCGTTTGAAGGATTATATCAATACGTTAAATACACACGACAAAATGGATATAAAGGAAAAATTCGTTATTCTGGTAACACTGATCATGCTGGTATGCTGGATCGCCAGTTCCTGGTTTCCTGTGTTTAATGTGACAATGGTAGCTTTGTGCGGATTATTCTGTCTCTTTTTGCCGAAGATTGGTGCGCTCTCATGGGATGAATTTGTAAAAAGTGTCAGCTGGCAGGTGTTTTTTCTGGTCGGCACTGTACTCACACTGGGTACGGCTATTTCGGCCAATGGGATTGGAAACTGGCTGGTTGCGTCGTTTATGCCTGAACAAATGAGTATCACAGGACCGGTACTTATAGCGATCTGCGGTTTCATCGGTTTTGCGATGCTGATCGTTGTTCCAGTTGCTCCTGCGTTCATCGCTGTTTTAGCGCCGGCTATGATTTCGGTAGCCGCAAACTGCGGCTACAGCCCCGCAATTCTGATGATTATTCTCGGCATCTGTGCCGGCAATGCCTATTTACTGCCGCTCGATACGGTTCCAATGATTACCTATTCCAAAGGTTTTTACAAGATGAGCGAGATGCCGAAATCAACCGCCCTTATTCAGGTAATACTGGTTATTTTGATGGCGGTATGGTTCCCGTTAGCTGGCAGTATTGTAGGATTTATTTAA
- a CDS encoding TetR/AcrR family transcriptional regulator: MAVSKSKRGLKTQKLILQTAKEFFYEKGYEKTTIKEICEKIDIRTGNLAYYYKTKDDLVKAIYDDLFLESYTFVSTHLEHKTSALERNTINSLVDFRARLRDKNTTRFYLDNLKKKQLSLYLDNNLIRFVRQFITELKLDISEKELQDILYAEYGLRRELTIRMIENPEENDFWDYFTTINIFRCRLYKIDENLMRAFLFNAMEFERKNDFSQIRLLI, from the coding sequence ATGGCTGTATCAAAATCTAAAAGAGGTTTAAAAACCCAAAAGTTAATTCTTCAAACAGCAAAAGAATTTTTTTATGAAAAAGGCTATGAAAAAACAACGATAAAAGAAATCTGCGAAAAAATTGATATTCGGACGGGTAATTTGGCGTATTATTATAAAACCAAAGACGACCTTGTCAAAGCGATCTATGATGATCTTTTTTTAGAGTCCTATACCTTTGTATCAACTCATCTTGAGCACAAAACTTCCGCGCTCGAAAGAAACACGATCAACAGTCTCGTCGACTTCCGCGCAAGGCTCAGGGATAAAAATACGACACGGTTCTATTTAGATAATCTGAAAAAAAAACAGCTGTCCCTCTATCTTGACAATAATTTAATCCGTTTTGTAAGACAATTTATTACTGAATTAAAACTTGATATCTCCGAAAAGGAGCTCCAGGATATTCTGTACGCCGAGTATGGTTTGCGCCGCGAACTTACGATCCGCATGATCGAAAATCCAGAGGAAAATGATTTTTGGGATTACTTTACAACGATCAATATTTTCAGATGCCGGCTCTATAAAATTGATGAAAATCTGATGCGCGCCTTCTTGTTTAACGCAATGGAGTTTGAACGGAAGAACGACTTTTCACAAATCCGGCTATTGATTTAA
- a CDS encoding D-isomer specific 2-hydroxyacid dehydrogenase family protein, whose protein sequence is MFKKMVAIERLNLTPEAENRLSQYAEKVQFYYSIPEDNAAIIKRIGDADAVLLSYTSQIDSEVLNACPNIKYIGMCCSLYAPENANVDIAAAEEKGIVVKGVRDYGDEGVPEYVISELVRLLHGFGGTMWKSVPMELTNINVGIMGLGTSGTMVAKALKFFGANVHYFSRTRKPDVEEQEGFIWMNKEGLLEKVDVLCTCLNKNVILMNEREFEIFGDGKIFVNTSIGPSHNINALKRWLCNEKNYALSDSAGGLGAEELLRYPNVFCPNKAAGTSTLSKVRLSEKVLENLRVYLEAPLC, encoded by the coding sequence ATGTTCAAAAAAATGGTGGCAATTGAACGGTTGAATCTGACACCGGAAGCAGAAAACAGGCTGTCGCAGTATGCAGAAAAAGTACAGTTTTACTACAGCATTCCAGAGGATAATGCGGCGATTATCAAACGGATCGGCGATGCCGACGCGGTGCTTCTGAGCTATACCAGCCAGATTGACAGTGAGGTGCTGAATGCCTGCCCGAATATTAAGTATATTGGGATGTGCTGCAGCCTGTATGCACCGGAGAACGCCAATGTGGATATCGCTGCGGCAGAGGAAAAAGGAATTGTGGTTAAAGGGGTCCGTGATTATGGCGATGAAGGTGTGCCGGAATATGTAATCAGCGAGCTTGTCCGATTGCTGCACGGGTTTGGCGGCACTATGTGGAAGAGTGTGCCGATGGAACTGACAAATATAAACGTTGGTATTATGGGACTGGGAACCAGTGGAACAATGGTCGCTAAAGCCTTGAAGTTTTTTGGTGCAAATGTGCATTATTTTAGCCGGACAAGAAAACCAGATGTTGAAGAGCAGGAAGGTTTTATATGGATGAACAAGGAAGGATTGCTTGAAAAGGTAGATGTTCTGTGTACATGCCTCAATAAAAATGTCATTTTAATGAACGAGCGTGAGTTTGAAATTTTTGGAGATGGAAAAATTTTTGTTAATACATCAATCGGCCCATCACACAATATTAACGCTTTGAAAAGATGGCTCTGCAATGAGAAAAATTATGCCTTGAGCGATTCGGCAGGCGGGCTTGGAGCAGAAGAGCTGCTCAGGTACCCAAATGTGTTTTGTCCAAATAAGGCGGCAGGAACATCGACATTATCTAAAGTTCGGCTGAGTGAAAAAGTGCTGGAAAATCTTCGTGTTTATTTAGAAGCCCCCCTTTGTTAA
- the larB gene encoding nickel pincer cofactor biosynthesis protein LarB, with protein sequence MNAEKLKDLLTEVKSGQTSIDSAFEKIKDIPYHDLEYAKVDYHRELRNGFPEVVYSPGKSLEQVRGIVKDMIERTDGNIMATRVDENVYKTIAELSDETEYYKEARVVVVKRQAFKVSEKSITVVSAGTSDIPVAEEAAVCAEVMGNCVDRIYDVGVAGIHRLLDNVERINRAGVVIVIAGMEGALASVVGGLTDKPVIAVPTSIGYGANFGGVSALLGMLTSCASGIGVVNIDNGFGAACLASKINR encoded by the coding sequence ATGAATGCAGAAAAATTAAAAGATTTATTAACAGAGGTAAAGAGCGGTCAAACCAGTATTGACAGCGCTTTTGAAAAAATAAAGGATATACCGTATCATGATCTGGAATACGCAAAGGTCGACTATCATAGAGAATTGCGCAATGGTTTTCCGGAAGTTGTGTACAGCCCTGGGAAATCCCTTGAGCAGGTCCGTGGCATTGTCAAGGATATGATTGAGCGTACAGATGGGAATATTATGGCAACCCGGGTCGACGAGAATGTTTACAAAACCATCGCGGAGCTTTCTGATGAAACGGAATATTATAAAGAGGCCAGAGTTGTAGTTGTCAAGCGGCAGGCATTTAAGGTGAGTGAAAAAAGTATTACAGTCGTATCCGCTGGAACTTCGGATATTCCGGTGGCGGAGGAAGCGGCGGTCTGTGCAGAGGTCATGGGAAATTGTGTGGATCGGATTTATGATGTCGGAGTTGCAGGTATCCACCGGCTGCTTGACAATGTAGAACGGATCAACCGTGCAGGTGTGGTCATTGTCATTGCCGGGATGGAAGGCGCCCTGGCAAGTGTGGTTGGCGGTCTGACGGATAAACCAGTCATCGCTGTGCCTACGAGTATTGGATACGGTGCGAACTTTGGCGGTGTTTCGGCATTGCTGGGAATGCTGACATCCTGTGCCAGCGGCATTGGGGTTGTGAATATTGACAATGGATTTGGCGCGGCCTGCCTGGCGTCAAAAATTAACAGATAA
- a CDS encoding uroporphyrinogen decarboxylase family protein translates to MGERKFTESQAERIELFQDVYEGRIPKRVPVEVSVSWEAAIRYSGLELKEAQWNTELYEVFFDKVCKEFNTDKSPIMPTLRNPAHYWLLGSKAIIMSESGYMQHPEIHCLEPEEYDLFIEEPYKCMVEKLLPRLYEGLDASKDEKALNLAQAFHAKNRTSAIMGATMAKMIEKYQFAAFPAGGMTEAPFDFLADFIRSFSGIAKDIRRYPEKVLKACDAVLPHMQKLAVVPSSSRYSRTFIPLHMAPFMRPKDFDQFWWPTFKKLMDYIAEKNVGVKAFVEHDWGDKIDHLGELGNRVEFQFEYGDPQRIKQTLGNKHIISGLYPITLLQTGTEKECTDKAKALLDVLALDGGYIFNTDKTIYSLEGKIADNLKAVIETVKTYGRY, encoded by the coding sequence ATGGGAGAACGAAAATTCACAGAAAGTCAGGCTGAACGGATAGAATTATTTCAAGACGTTTATGAGGGAAGAATTCCCAAACGGGTTCCTGTTGAGGTGTCGGTTTCATGGGAAGCGGCAATTCGATATTCCGGTCTTGAACTGAAAGAAGCGCAGTGGAATACAGAACTTTACGAGGTGTTTTTTGATAAGGTTTGTAAGGAATTTAACACGGATAAATCACCGATTATGCCAACATTGAGAAATCCAGCTCATTACTGGCTGCTTGGTTCAAAGGCAATTATAATGAGTGAATCCGGATATATGCAGCATCCTGAAATACATTGCCTGGAACCAGAGGAATATGACCTTTTTATTGAAGAACCATACAAATGTATGGTTGAAAAACTTCTTCCACGGCTTTATGAAGGGCTGGACGCCAGCAAAGATGAAAAGGCGCTGAATTTAGCCCAGGCTTTTCATGCGAAGAACAGAACAAGTGCGATCATGGGAGCAACCATGGCGAAGATGATTGAAAAATATCAGTTTGCTGCTTTTCCAGCGGGAGGAATGACCGAGGCGCCCTTTGATTTTCTGGCGGATTTCATTCGTTCCTTTAGCGGCATTGCAAAAGATATACGAAGATATCCGGAAAAGGTGCTTAAGGCGTGTGATGCAGTTCTGCCGCACATGCAGAAATTAGCGGTTGTGCCGAGCTCTTCCCGGTATTCAAGAACCTTTATACCGCTGCATATGGCTCCGTTCATGCGCCCAAAAGATTTTGATCAATTTTGGTGGCCAACCTTTAAAAAACTAATGGATTATATCGCTGAGAAAAACGTAGGGGTAAAGGCCTTTGTAGAACATGACTGGGGAGATAAAATTGATCATCTGGGTGAACTCGGCAACCGGGTTGAGTTTCAGTTTGAATACGGCGATCCTCAAAGAATTAAACAGACATTGGGGAATAAGCATATTATATCGGGATTATATCCGATCACCCTGCTCCAGACTGGTACCGAAAAAGAATGTACTGATAAGGCAAAGGCTCTGCTTGATGTGCTTGCCCTGGACGGCGGATATATTTTTAATACAGATAAAACAATATACTCTTTAGAAGGTAAAATCGCGGATAACCTCAAAGCGGTGATTGAGACCGTAAAAACCTATGGACGCTATTAA
- the metG gene encoding methionine--tRNA ligase, with the protein MDLARPAWRQKLTDKGETELKEKYYVTTPIYYPSSDLHIGHTYTTVAADTIKRFKALQGYDAYMITGIDEHGQKIEKVAEEKGMSPQAFVDEEAARIAELWKLMKIDNDQLIRTTDPEHMKTIQRIFKKLYDQGDIYKGKYEGWYCTPCESFWTESQIVDGKCPDCGRPVEMTSEEAYFFKMSKYADRLLEHIETHPDFIKPESRKNEMINNFIKPGLQDLCVSRTSFSWGVPVDFDPKHVVYVWIDALPNYLSALGYLNDKPDQMERYWPANVHLVGKDIIRFHTIYWPIMLMALDLPLPNQIYGHGWILLKGGKMSKSVGNVVNPVELAGKYGVDALRYYLLREMKDGADGVYSEELLINRINSDLANDLGNLLSRTAAMTVKYFDGKIPGQREAAALDSELIKLAQDTPEVFAGYMDKVDFSRALEAVWRLVGRTNKYIDETEPWILYKAPKNHSRLAAVMYNLTEALRFTAVMVGPVMPETGRKILESLSVPETLRTWKSLEVFGQYPENIKIENCDVLFPRVETEKQNKKNKSAQKEKQKKAEIQNSDKITIDDFSKVELKIGVILACEKHPDADKLLVFQIDLGSEKRQIVSGIAEYYKPEDLIGMTVVVCVNLKPIVLRGVESNGMILSAIGGKRLSLLTVEDSTMPAGSKVC; encoded by the coding sequence ATGGATTTGGCGCGGCCTGCCTGGCGTCAAAAATTAACAGATAAAGGGGAGACAGAATTGAAAGAAAAGTATTATGTTACAACGCCCATCTATTACCCGAGCAGCGACCTGCATATCGGACATACCTATACAACTGTGGCGGCAGATACCATCAAACGCTTTAAGGCGCTTCAGGGCTACGATGCTTACATGATTACAGGGATTGATGAGCACGGACAGAAGATTGAAAAGGTGGCCGAGGAAAAGGGTATGTCTCCCCAGGCTTTTGTGGATGAAGAGGCTGCGCGTATCGCTGAGCTCTGGAAACTGATGAAGATTGATAACGACCAGCTCATTCGCACCACAGACCCCGAGCACATGAAAACCATTCAGCGTATTTTTAAAAAGCTCTATGACCAGGGCGATATCTATAAAGGAAAATATGAGGGCTGGTACTGTACCCCATGTGAATCCTTCTGGACAGAAAGCCAGATCGTTGACGGAAAATGCCCTGATTGCGGCAGGCCAGTGGAGATGACCTCAGAGGAGGCTTACTTCTTTAAAATGTCCAAATATGCAGACCGTCTGCTTGAGCATATTGAAACCCATCCGGATTTTATCAAACCAGAGTCTCGGAAAAATGAAATGATCAATAATTTTATCAAGCCTGGCCTTCAGGATCTCTGTGTCTCACGAACCTCCTTTAGCTGGGGTGTTCCGGTTGACTTTGATCCTAAGCATGTCGTCTATGTCTGGATTGATGCGCTGCCGAATTATCTGTCAGCCCTGGGCTATCTCAATGATAAGCCTGACCAGATGGAACGGTACTGGCCGGCCAATGTGCATCTGGTAGGAAAAGACATCATACGCTTTCATACCATTTACTGGCCCATTATGCTGATGGCGCTGGATTTGCCGTTGCCCAACCAGATTTACGGGCATGGATGGATATTGCTTAAGGGCGGAAAGATGTCAAAATCGGTCGGTAATGTCGTAAATCCTGTAGAGCTGGCCGGTAAATACGGAGTGGATGCCCTGCGCTACTATCTGCTCAGGGAAATGAAGGACGGTGCAGACGGCGTGTATAGTGAGGAGCTGCTGATAAACCGTATCAACTCGGACCTAGCCAATGACCTTGGAAATCTCCTGAGCAGAACCGCAGCAATGACTGTGAAATATTTTGATGGAAAAATACCCGGGCAGCGGGAAGCCGCCGCGTTGGATTCTGAGCTGATTAAACTGGCACAGGACACCCCAGAGGTTTTTGCGGGGTATATGGACAAGGTGGATTTCAGCAGAGCATTGGAAGCGGTTTGGAGATTGGTCGGCCGAACCAATAAATATATTGATGAAACCGAGCCATGGATTTTGTATAAAGCCCCGAAAAACCACAGTCGTCTGGCGGCAGTTATGTATAACCTGACAGAGGCTCTGCGTTTTACGGCCGTTATGGTAGGTCCGGTGATGCCAGAAACAGGCAGAAAAATACTTGAAAGCTTAAGCGTGCCAGAAACACTGAGAACCTGGAAAAGCCTTGAGGTGTTTGGACAATATCCAGAGAACATCAAGATAGAAAACTGCGATGTGCTGTTCCCAAGAGTGGAGACAGAAAAGCAGAATAAGAAAAACAAGTCGGCGCAAAAGGAAAAGCAGAAGAAAGCTGAAATACAAAACAGCGATAAGATTACTATCGATGATTTTTCAAAGGTAGAATTGAAAATCGGCGTGATATTAGCCTGTGAGAAGCATCCGGACGCGGATAAGCTTTTGGTTTTTCAAATTGATTTGGGCAGTGAGAAACGTCAGATCGTTTCAGGAATTGCGGAATATTATAAACCGGAAGATCTGATTGGAATGACGGTTGTGGTATGCGTTAATCTCAAACCCATTGTGCTGCGCGGCGTAGAATCCAATGGAATGATTTTGTCCGCTATCGGGGGGAAAAGACTTTCGCTGCTGACAGTGGAGGATTCCACAATGCCGGCAGGAAGTAAGGTGTGTTAA